One window of the Cydia splendana chromosome 18, ilCydSple1.2, whole genome shotgun sequence genome contains the following:
- the LOC134799358 gene encoding molybdopterin synthase sulfur carrier subunit encodes MEIEHAVNVKLLFFAQSKELAGIKETSILLPKKISYQQLLNIITENYNLQAIKNNILLAKNEEVCDESVDIEINERDHIAVIPPLSGG; translated from the coding sequence ATGGAAATTGAGCATGCGGTAAATGTGAAGCTCCTATTCTTCGCTCAATCCAAAGAATTGGCAGGCATCAAGGAGACTTCCATCCTATTGCCAAAGAAGATCAGCTACCAACAGCTTCTAAACATTATCACAGAAAACTATAATCTCCAGGCTATAAAGAATAATATATTGTTGGCGAAAAACGAGGAAGTCTGTGACGAAAGTGTTGATATTGAGATCAACGAGAGAGATCATATTGCTGTGATACCACCACTAAGTGGGGGCTAA
- the LOC134799183 gene encoding uncharacterized protein LOC134799183, translating to MGRNSKKRKKKNGENGDMDVVSGDESTDFSSVKSLEMESDKYAIFKVPNYSRTYPENGGNFEYIVFLESSVSEQPIGNRDMMSLSNCIKRYNKGVKQLLRINKYKIGVIFERPGQANAALANKNFLEQYKFIASIPAAASEVTGVILHVPTNLSNAQIYSAISSSKNIVCVRRFMRKVNNDGRITEEPTKTVSITFSCPVLPDSVDLNSWRFELRPYIPPVKQCLRCLRYGHIAKFCKNELRCSICQDNHKFTECQIDPKSAKCVHCSGNHISISTTCPVKQQKINENKIEVEKKTQKFTDLFNSTKFPKLNSRPDNISSIISSDTVMNLLIEAVVKIISLNKGNEKPICNQSIKDILLETITKKKASK from the coding sequence atgGGGAGGAACTCTAAAAAGCGGAAAAAGAAAAATGGTGAGAATGGTGACATGGACGTTGTCTCAGGAGATGAAAGTACTGATTTCAGTTCGGTGAAGTCATTAGAAATGGAAAGTGATAAGTACGCTATATTTAAAGTACCTAACTATTCAAGAACTTATCCCGAAAATGGCGGTAACTTTGAATACATCGTCTTCCTGGAAAGCTCCGTCTCGGAACAACCCATTGGGAACCGAGACATGATGTCGCTGTCCAATTGTATTAAAAGGTACAACAAAGGAGTGAAACAATTACTTcgaattaataaatacaaaattggaGTGATCTTCGAACGGCCCGGGCAGGCTAATGCCGCCTTGGCAAATAAAAACTTTCTGGAGCAATATAAATTTATAGCCTCCATACCAGCGGCGGCCAGTGAGGTGACTGGTGTCATCTTACATGTGCCCACGAACCTGTCTAATGCGCAGATTTATTCAGCAATATCGTCATCTAAAAATATTGTGTGTGTGCGACGGTTCATGCGAAAGGTGAACAATGATGGACGCATTACTGAAGAGCCCACTAAGACTGTTTCGATAACTTTCTCTTGTCCAGTACTACCTGACAGCGTGGACCTCAATAGTTGGCGCTTTGAGCTTCGGCCGTACATCCCGCCGGTGAAGCAGTGCCTTCGCTGCTTAAGGTATGGACATATTGCTAAATTCTGCAAAAATGAGCTGCGCTGCTCCATATGCCAAGATAATCACAAATTTACTGAATGCCAAATTGACCCAAAATCTGCCAAATGTGTCCACTGCTCTGgaaatcacatttcaatttcaACAACTTGTCCTGTCAAACAACAAAAAATTAATGAGAATAAAATAGAAGTAGAGAAGAAAACACAAAAGTTCACAGATCTCTTTAATAGCACTAAATTTCCAAAATTAAACTCGAGACCAGACAACATAAGTTCTATCATAAGTTCTGACACGGTTATGAATTTATTAATCGAAGCGGTAGTCAAAATCATTAGTTTAAATAAAGGCAATGAAAAACCAATTTGTAATCAAAGTATTAAAGACATTCTCCTAGAAACCATTACCAAAAAGAAAGcaagtaaataa